The sequence below is a genomic window from Chlamydiales bacterium.
TATAGATGGGATGTGAAGTACCACTTAAGGCCTCTTGTTAGCTTGATGGCGACTGATAAGGGCTCTCTCTATTTTTGCGCTGGACTTGGCTATGATATATTCATGGGGAAATACCTGGTCCTTACCCCCAGCTTTGCACCTGGTCTCTACGTAAGAGGAAGCGGCAAGAGCCTCCATTTTCCTCTCGAGTTTAGATCGTCGATGGATCTCGCTTATATCCTTCCTAACAAGGGGAGGCTTGGCGCTCAGTTCTATCACATCTCCAATGCGAGCTTGGGACATAAGAACCCCGGAGCCGAATCCCTCATCTTCTACTATGCAGTTCCTATTCCGAGGAAATAGCTCCTCAGATAACATAATTAGATGTCCACGCAAACCCTCGCAGCTCATTCAAAGTTTCACGAGAGGCTAATCGCTCTAGGTCGAGCCGCTATTCTATTTGCGATTCTGGTCTTTCCATTTCAGAAAAAACATAAGATTTTTAGCTCACTTGCCTCGCAGATCACTGCGAGCTTCTCTTTCCCAGAAGCTTTCCAGCAGAGCATCTACTTCTATCTCAGCGACATCTCGCTTGTTGTGATTGGCATCCTCTTTTTTTGTATGAGGGGAAGGCTGTTTTCAGGAAGCGCAAAGTACCTTGTCTATCTGATTTTGATCTCTTCTATTTCACTTGTTTTCTCAAACAGCGGAAATTGCACTCTTCACTATATTCGCCTGCTACATTTCTTCATGATTGCGCTACTTTTCTCCGCGCTTGAAAACAGGCTCTTCTTTAGCGACATAAAGGGTCTTTTTACAAAAATTGCCTCTATTATCCTCATCCTCTCCCTCTTCGAGTCCGCAGTGGGAATCTCGCAATATATTATGCAGAGTGAGATTGGACTTAAGTTTTTAGGTGAGGGTAAGGCCCTTCCTGCTTTTCACGCTCCGGAAGGAAAGCTCTGGATCTTCGACCAGTTTTTTAACCGAGCTGGTGAAGCGCGAGCGATGATCCGCTCGATGGGGACTTTCGTCCACCCGAACATCTTTGGCGGCTTCATGATGTTTGCAATTCCGATGAGCTACTATCTATTTACTCAGAGCGAAAATAGAAAGAAGAGAACGCTTATCGCTGCCGCTATCTTTTTTCAGATTCTTACTCTTCTTCTCACATTTTCTCGATCTGCGCTCTTTGCCTGGATGATTGCAAGCAGTGCATGGCTCTTCTTCTCTTTTCGTATGAAAAAGAGTGAGAGGCCCAAGCTCTCACGCCCTCTGATCGGAGCGGTTCTAGTTAGCCTTCTTCTTGCGGTTTTCATAGTTTTTCCAGCATTGAAAGAGAGAGGGGGAGTAATAAACTACAATGAGACAGCGAAAAAGTCCGATCATGGGAGGATTTTTTTTCAGGATATCGCATTCAAAATGATTAGAGAGCATCCGCTTGTGGGCGTAGGATATAATCAGTATGTCGTTCATATGCAGGAGTACACTCCAGAGCCTCTGGAAAGGCACCAGTTCTACCCCGTGCACAACATCTATCTTCTCGTCGCATCTGAAACGGGGCTCTTTGGAGCGCTGGCTCTTCTCTTTTTTATTGGATCGATTTTTTTTCGCGCATTGAAGTCGGAGATGACCCCGATGCTTGCAACACTGCTCTCAATTTTTTTAGGGCTCCTCTTCATCGGCTGCTGCGACTACTACCTCCTGGGCTCACAACCCGGCAGGCTCCTTCTTTTTATCACTGCGGGACTGATAGCCGGAGCTACGCGGTTGACAGATTTGAAAAGCTCCATTAAAACGTGAAAAGCCTGATTAAAATTGTGAGATAGGTTCATGACTTTGTCTGCTCTGCCTGATAAGTTGGGTGAAAGGATCATTTTTTTTGGTCTACCCATTGTCCAGGCTTATCATCTTCTCTGCGGAAGCGTCTTTCTCAACGTTGCGCCTGAGGATGCACGGGGTGTCGAAAAAGTCGCAAGCTACGCCCTTGCACCGGTCCACTATCTCTTATGTGGTCAGACAGCAGAGAAAGTAGCTGAGGAAGATGCGGAGTATACCTACTCCTTTAAACCGCGATTTAGTTACGGAGAGCACTTCCTCGTTAAGACAGCAACCTCATTCGTTGTCCTGCCGCTCAGCGCAGGAGTCGGTGCCGCAATCAAAGCCGCTTCCTATCTTTTTCCAGAGACACGAGATAGGTACCTTGCGATGAAAAAAGACCAGGACTCTCTCTGCGTACGCCCAAATCTCGACTACTACCAGAGCATTGGACTGAATATTCAAGATGTAGAGACCGCTCCTTTTATTCCTCCTCCTTCTTATGTTAGACGACCAGGAGATGAGAGTCACATGTCGGCAGAGAAAGAGTGTCTGAAAGAGATCGTTTCGATCCTGCGTGCAAATAAGATCCCCTTCTGGATCGATTGCGGCACCTGTTTAGGAGCGATGCGTTATGGAGGCATCATCCCTTGGGATTGGGACCTAGATCTCGCCGTACTCCAGCCCGACTTTGAGAATGTGAAGCACGCTCTCAATGCTCTCGATAAGGAGAAGTACATGGTTCAGGACTGGTCTGGCAGAGATAAGCCAGGAAGCTATTTGAAGGTCTTTGTGAAGGGAACTTCCACGCTAATCGATATCTACCACTTTGCCATCGAGCCGAACAAGAAGGTAGTGAGGTCGGTCTTTTCGAATGAGTTCAGCCCATTCTTCCCAGAGTCGCTAAAGATTCGTGAGAGGCGCTACACCGTGGCAACGCCTTTCGATAATATCTTCCCCCTCAAAAGAGCCCATTTCGATGGGATTGAAGTGGCAGTTCCTGGAATGACAAAGGAGTATCTGCAAGCGAGATATGGCCACGATATCGGCCCGGCAAAAGTGTATGATGCCACTACAGGTCGTTACGAAAAAGATCTCTCTCACCCCTACTGGAACATAGCCCATGCAAGATAATAGACCTCTTTCGAAATTCGCTTTGCTCGGAAAAATTGAGGATTTTTGTGCAGATTTGCCGCAAAATTTTGAGAGCATGTGTAAACACATGGTCGAGAAATTTTGTGGTAAAGATGCCAAAAAGACCAATTTTAATGGGCAAATGGAGTTTCGAAAGGGGGCTACTAACTATTGCGGCGTGAAAAAAAGATTTCTCGCTTATCTGATCGATGTGGCAGTCCAAGTGGGTCTAGTTGGCATAGGAGCGCTTCTCCTTGAGATGCAATCCTATTTAGGGCTTCTTGCATGCGGCGCTCTTCTCTTCGCCTCGTGCTGGCTCTACTTCGCACTCATGGAGAGCTCGAAATATCAGGCGACACTCGGCAAGCTCGCAGTGGGAATTAAAGTGGTAGACATCGCAGGAGAGCGCATCTCTTTCTACCGAGCTAGCTGCCGCCACTTCGCCAAACTCTTCTCGAGGCTCTTCTTCGGCCTCGGCTTTGTCATGATGCTCTTCAGCTCTAAAAAGCAGTGCCTCCACGACAAGCTCGCCTCCACCCTCATCCTCCAAAAATAGACCCGCATTCTTTCTTTGATTGAGCGCAGCGAAATCCCTGGAGTGCGTGCGCTCTGCGCCGCCCTGGTTTTGGTAAGATTTAGAGAAAAAATAACAGGATCCGCTTCGCTGGCAGGATCGTCGCATACGCGACGGCAGGATAAGAAAGAGAGAAAGAATTCTTTCTTTCCATCCTGCCGGCGCGGTGAGCGCCGATCCTGCCAGCGAAGCGGATCCTGTTTTTTACTCTTGAACGGCCTCTCGCCGCACTCCAGGGATTTCGCTGCGCTCAATCAAAGAAAGAATGAACTCTCTCTTGCGTTAATTAAATAAT
It includes:
- a CDS encoding LicD family protein, which produces MTLSALPDKLGERIIFFGLPIVQAYHLLCGSVFLNVAPEDARGVEKVASYALAPVHYLLCGQTAEKVAEEDAEYTYSFKPRFSYGEHFLVKTATSFVVLPLSAGVGAAIKAASYLFPETRDRYLAMKKDQDSLCVRPNLDYYQSIGLNIQDVETAPFIPPPSYVRRPGDESHMSAEKECLKEIVSILRANKIPFWIDCGTCLGAMRYGGIIPWDWDLDLAVLQPDFENVKHALNALDKEKYMVQDWSGRDKPGSYLKVFVKGTSTLIDIYHFAIEPNKKVVRSVFSNEFSPFFPESLKIRERRYTVATPFDNIFPLKRAHFDGIEVAVPGMTKEYLQARYGHDIGPAKVYDATTGRYEKDLSHPYWNIAHAR
- a CDS encoding O-antigen ligase family protein, whose protein sequence is MSTQTLAAHSKFHERLIALGRAAILFAILVFPFQKKHKIFSSLASQITASFSFPEAFQQSIYFYLSDISLVVIGILFFCMRGRLFSGSAKYLVYLILISSISLVFSNSGNCTLHYIRLLHFFMIALLFSALENRLFFSDIKGLFTKIASIILILSLFESAVGISQYIMQSEIGLKFLGEGKALPAFHAPEGKLWIFDQFFNRAGEARAMIRSMGTFVHPNIFGGFMMFAIPMSYYLFTQSENRKKRTLIAAAIFFQILTLLLTFSRSALFAWMIASSAWLFFSFRMKKSERPKLSRPLIGAVLVSLLLAVFIVFPALKERGGVINYNETAKKSDHGRIFFQDIAFKMIREHPLVGVGYNQYVVHMQEYTPEPLERHQFYPVHNIYLLVASETGLFGALALLFFIGSIFFRALKSEMTPMLATLLSIFLGLLFIGCCDYYLLGSQPGRLLLFITAGLIAGATRLTDLKSSIKT
- a CDS encoding RDD family protein — protein: MKKRFLAYLIDVAVQVGLVGIGALLLEMQSYLGLLACGALLFASCWLYFALMESSKYQATLGKLAVGIKVVDIAGERISFYRASCRHFAKLFSRLFFGLGFVMMLFSSKKQCLHDKLASTLILQK
- a CDS encoding acyloxyacyl hydrolase, with product MSRKALLLSFLLVGALHSEEEVRSRCDQFNIGVGVFNIVRHHRPWQYQVEYRWDVKYHLRPLVSLMATDKGSLYFCAGLGYDIFMGKYLVLTPSFAPGLYVRGSGKSLHFPLEFRSSMDLAYILPNKGRLGAQFYHISNASLGHKNPGAESLIFYYAVPIPRK